From Pectinophora gossypiella chromosome 18, ilPecGoss1.1, whole genome shotgun sequence, one genomic window encodes:
- the LOC126375078 gene encoding protein FAM161B gives MSHHCSVFKNSCLRVPVDPISKMPKTAYERKPKTLTEQNSVDSVSTTCSVSTADVDAEKLKDFYRSIPDYNEINHLPAEQFYSTLKSLREKKKIMLGLAVDHIDECNHHHKITIESAITTAGEMIRPSSIKNTKSKLNHTVRRKYSADMKDPETAKFKNDADKTRLDLLSTKASSTLKRPTRRCVITDKSDKYIHDDLKLSPEVSNLKDTSLRNDRPKRNPSANSISWNDIKDDRKTEVDEKFDQFFEGRKYTSPRKVNIGDDFQTQSMPSSPLRMKRAKSPMRRRKSITVPKPFKMTERDEEDRIVTELRSLRKSFSDDMLHQKCERQQFRANPVPIESRIPLYDKILEDQAMRRAITKINSEAELRAQMKPFSFTKRDEKMGGVCERAIQGLPKCKKKKRFRARPFPKNLFSNYFYEKMREDEYFRRMNRRIRAEEMLKCANPPSSLAARERSRLSTPAAHSDLPIDPSPAAGSSTSSDRQRCSSPVKGRRGLKSNKEDFITTSPQPFKFNTADRAAKKMEDITRKIYLESKSSSSKGMGPNEGPRAYSALDLRTVATGRSNLAALLRAEAVRRRFDLDQARRLAEQQRRMELRARDKLLRSKPSWHLVKNNHAEDIAMRLQTRRDEERMRREEFLHEMELMYGRVQEQPMLFERYYAPRSHSAPIDSIQLSPRKQKKRSTKKNCYGSPSRSRKVSINDTPEAFNGDVAEYLNRIDNDDISDSEVISTVTEENRKFVSVLDRAVRY, from the exons ATGAGCCATCACTGCAGTGTATTTAAAAACTCATGTTTGAGAGTACCGGTAGATCCAATTAGCAAAATGCCTAAAACCGCCTATGAGAGAAAACCGAAGACGCTTACAGAGCAGAATTCTGTTGATTCGGTATCTACGACGTGCTCGGTTTCCACGGCCGATGTTGACGCAGAGAAGCTTAAAGATTTCTACCGCAGTATACCCGATTACAATGAAATTAATCATTTACCTGCAGAACAGTTCTATTCTACGCTAAAATCCCTCcgtgaaaagaaaaagattatgtTAGGTCTCGCCGTTGATCACATCGACGAGTGTAACCATCACCACAAAATAACAATTGAGAGCGCTATAACCACAGCGGGTGAAATGATTCGACCGTCTTCAATAAAGAATACTAAATCTAAATTGAATCATACCGTAAGAAGAAAGTATTCTGCGGACATGAAAGATCCGGAAACagcaaaatttaaaaatgatgCTGATAAAACTAGACTCGACCTTTTATCCACAAAGGCTTCAAGTACATTGAAGAGACCCACTAGAAGATGTGTGATTACCGATAAATCCGATAAATACATACACGATGATTTAAAACTGTCTCCAGAAGTCAGCAATCTGAAAGATACTTCATTAAGGAACGATCGTCCTAAGAGAAACCCATCGGCTAATTCTATATCATGGAACGATATTAAAGATGATAGGAAGACGGAAGTTGATGAGAAGTTCGATCAGTTTTTCGAAGGTAGAAAGTATACCAGTCCAAGGAAAGTGAATATCGGTGATGATTTTCAGACTCAAAGTATGCCATCGAGTCCCCTGCGAATGAAACGCGCAAAATCTCCTATGCGAAGACGGAAAAGTATCACTGTACCTAAACCATTCAAAATGACTGAAAG GGATGAAGAAGATCGCATAGTGACAGAGCTTCGGAGTCTACGGAAGTCCTTCTCAGACGACATGCTTCATCAGAAATGCGAGAGGCAACAGTTCCGTGCTAACCCTGTGCCCATCGAGTCTCGGATCCCACTCTACGACAAGATACTAGAGGACCAAGCCATGAG ACGGGCAATTACAAAAATCAATAGCGAAGCCGAGCTTCGGGCTCAGATGAAGCCATTCAGCTTTACTAAGAGAGATGAAAAGATGGGAGGCGTGTGTGAACGAGCAATCCAGGGGCTGccaaaatgtaaaaagaaaaagcGGTTCAGAGCTCGCCCTTTCCCTAAGAATCTGTTTTCCAATTACTTCTATGAAAAGATGCGAGAAGATGAGTATTTTCG AAGGATGAATCGACGAATCCGTGCCGAAGAGATGCTGAAGTGCGCTAACCCGCCAAGTTCTTTGGCCGCTCGTGAGCGGAGCCGGTTGTCGACACCAGCTGCCCACAGCGACCTTCCCATAGACCCTTCACCTGCAGCGGGGTCTTCCACATCTTCTGACAGACAGAGATGCTCAAGCCCCGTCAAGGGTAGAAGAGGACTCAAATCCAACAAGGAGGATTTCATTACAACCAGCCCTCAACCCTTTAAGTTCAACACTGCTGACAGAGCTgctaaaaaa ATGGAAGATATAACCAGGAAGATCTACTTGGAGAGCAAAAGCAGTAGTAGCAAAGGTATGGGCCCTAACGAGGGTCCAAGGGCATATTCAGCTCTAGATTTGCGCACTGTAGCAACAGGGAGGTCTAATCTAGCTGCATTGTTGAGAGCAGAAGCAGTTCGGCGAAGGTTTGACCTGGATCAAGCCAGACGGCTAGCAGAGCAACAACGAAGAATGGAACTGAGAGCACGAGACAAGCTTTTAAGGTCAAAACCTTCTTGGCATCTTGTTAAAAACAA TCACGCAGAAGACATAGCCATGAGGCTCCAGACACGCAGAGATGAGGAGAGGATGCGACGTGAGGAGTTCCTACACGAGATGGAACTTATGTACGGGAGGGTTCAGGAACAGCCGATGCTATTTGAAAGATACTACGCACCACGGTCACATTCAGCACCCATAGACTCCATACAACTATCTCCAAGGAAGCAGAAGAAACGGAGTACGAAGAAAAACTGTTACGGCAGCCCGAGTCGATCTCGTAAAGTGTCAATTAATGACACTCCTGAAGCGTTCAACGGTGACGTGGCTGAATACCTCAACAggattgataatgatgatatttCCGATTCTGAAGTTATATCGACAGTGACGGAGGAAAATAGAAAGTTCGTAAGTGTTCTAGATCGTGCTGTTAGATATTAA
- the LOC126374838 gene encoding phenoloxidase-activating factor 1-like isoform X1 has protein sequence MFPTTKLVSVLFVILKSDDVTGTLWSDVANHSAWKMLDFFECGENAADRIIGGLDAALGQFPWIARLGYVSAEDNETDWMCGGALISDRHIVTAAHCVRISPDEEFQLSFVRLGEYDTRTDPDCKLRVCAPPVQDRAVKPNLVRSHKLFNNPNFHNDIAIIELDTPVELNNYVSPICLPKEDQLGDLKVGELVTVAGWGKMNMSTDQRADVLQYVQLPVVQPVVCDSIGRGFTVSESEICAGAQLNKDACGGDSGGPMMKIYDTPDGPKTYLVGTVSFGPTICGIKKPGVYASISHYLHWILDNIL, from the exons ATGTTCCCAACTACGAAGTTGGTCTCAGTTTTGTTTGTTATCCTAAAAAGTGATGACGTCACGG GTACATTATGGAGCGATGTGGCGAACCACTCTGCTTGGAAAATGCTGGATTTCTTCGAGTGCGGGGAGAATGCGGCTGACCGCATCATTGGTGGGCTGGACGCTGCGCTTGGGCAGTTCCCCTGGATAGCACGTCTTGGATACGTCT CAGCCGAGGACAACGAGACGGATTGGATGTGCGGCGGCGCGCTGATCAGTGATCGCCACATAGTCACCGCCGCCCACTGCGTACGGATCAGCCCCGACGAGGAATTCCAACT GTCGTTCGTTCGTCTCGGTGAATATGACACGAGGACGGACCCGGACTGCAAGTTGCGAGTCTGCGCCCCACCGGTGCAGGACCGCGCGGTCAAACCCAACCTGGTCAGGAGCCACAAGCTCTTCAACAACCCGAACTTCCACAACGACATCGCTATTATAGAGCTGGACACGCCTGTCGAGTTGAACA ACTACGTGAGCCCGATCTGCCTGCCGAAGGAGGATCAGCTGGGCGATCTGAAGGTGGGCGAGCTGGTGACGGTGGCGGGCTGGGGCAAGATGAACATGTCCACCGACCAGCGCGCTGACGTGCTTCAGTACGTGCAA CTTCCAGTAGTTCAACCCGTGGTATGCGACTCCATAGGGCGGGGGTTCACGGTATCCGAGTCGGAGATATGTGCCGGCGCACAACTCAACAAAGACGCCTGCGGCGGGGACTCTGGCGGACCCATGATGAAG ataTACGACACACCAGACGGACCGAAGACTTATCTAGTAGGAACAGTGTCCTTCGGCCCAACGATTTGTGGTATCAAAAAACCTGGGGTGTACGCTTCCATTTCACACTACCTTCACTGGATTCTAGATAACATACTCTAA
- the LOC126374838 gene encoding phenoloxidase-activating factor 1-like isoform X2 has translation MFPTTKLVSVLFVILKSDDVTGTLWSDVANHSAWKMLDFFECGENAADRIIGGLDAALGQFPWIARLGYVSEDNETDWMCGGALISDRHIVTAAHCVRISPDEEFQLSFVRLGEYDTRTDPDCKLRVCAPPVQDRAVKPNLVRSHKLFNNPNFHNDIAIIELDTPVELNNYVSPICLPKEDQLGDLKVGELVTVAGWGKMNMSTDQRADVLQYVQLPVVQPVVCDSIGRGFTVSESEICAGAQLNKDACGGDSGGPMMKIYDTPDGPKTYLVGTVSFGPTICGIKKPGVYASISHYLHWILDNIL, from the exons ATGTTCCCAACTACGAAGTTGGTCTCAGTTTTGTTTGTTATCCTAAAAAGTGATGACGTCACGG GTACATTATGGAGCGATGTGGCGAACCACTCTGCTTGGAAAATGCTGGATTTCTTCGAGTGCGGGGAGAATGCGGCTGACCGCATCATTGGTGGGCTGGACGCTGCGCTTGGGCAGTTCCCCTGGATAGCACGTCTTGGATACGTCT CCGAGGACAACGAGACGGATTGGATGTGCGGCGGCGCGCTGATCAGTGATCGCCACATAGTCACCGCCGCCCACTGCGTACGGATCAGCCCCGACGAGGAATTCCAACT GTCGTTCGTTCGTCTCGGTGAATATGACACGAGGACGGACCCGGACTGCAAGTTGCGAGTCTGCGCCCCACCGGTGCAGGACCGCGCGGTCAAACCCAACCTGGTCAGGAGCCACAAGCTCTTCAACAACCCGAACTTCCACAACGACATCGCTATTATAGAGCTGGACACGCCTGTCGAGTTGAACA ACTACGTGAGCCCGATCTGCCTGCCGAAGGAGGATCAGCTGGGCGATCTGAAGGTGGGCGAGCTGGTGACGGTGGCGGGCTGGGGCAAGATGAACATGTCCACCGACCAGCGCGCTGACGTGCTTCAGTACGTGCAA CTTCCAGTAGTTCAACCCGTGGTATGCGACTCCATAGGGCGGGGGTTCACGGTATCCGAGTCGGAGATATGTGCCGGCGCACAACTCAACAAAGACGCCTGCGGCGGGGACTCTGGCGGACCCATGATGAAG ataTACGACACACCAGACGGACCGAAGACTTATCTAGTAGGAACAGTGTCCTTCGGCCCAACGATTTGTGGTATCAAAAAACCTGGGGTGTACGCTTCCATTTCACACTACCTTCACTGGATTCTAGATAACATACTCTAA